In the Flavobacteriales bacterium genome, TCACCGCCGAGCAGGATTTCGTTACTGGCGATGCTCTCCAAAAGGACCTGAAGGCAATCATCGAGTATTGTGAGACGCTAAGTGAAGAGAAGCACAAAAGCAGAGTATTGAAGGAGCCGCCGCAGATCCCTTCCTTGTTGACCTATCAGCTATGGGCTAAGTACTTCCAGTGGCCAAACCCTGGTTTTCATGACCCTAGGGCGAATGACATTGAATACCACCGCAAGAAAGCCCACGAATTGTACGACGCGACCAGGACGGGCACTCCGCCCAGCTCATCGGGCGAACCCGACTTCATGGTCGTTGAAAGAGCCATGAACTGGAATGATCCATGTCCTTGCAAGAGCGGACTATCACTGCGTGAATGCCTTCCGAAGCACGCTGTGGTCCAGTAATTCCTGCGACCCCTTCAGGGTCGAATGCCTGTTTGGCTGGGCCGAGTGCTAATGGCTGTGACCCCTCCGGGGTCAAGACCACTTAGGTCTCCGGTGATGCGCTCCCGACCCCGGAGGGGTCGCAGCAATTAGACCAAGATCGTCCGATTCCACCACGACCCGCCGGACGGCGGGGTCGCAGGCATCAGGCCGGATCTTCGGCAGGTCCATGGTCCCGGCCGTGATCGTTTGCGTTGTAGGCTTTCGCATTTCGCGTTAGGGATTATTCTATGACGTTTGCAAGGGGTGTTCGTATCTCGTAGGGTACTCCCTTCCGGATCACTGCACAGACACGGTGGATGAGCTTGTTGCGCATGGCGTTGAAGACGAGCATCTTGTGTTTGCCCTCAGCCACTTTGCGGTCATAGTAAGCGCGGAACTCACCGGGGAACCGGATGAGCCCGACCACCGAGACATGCAGCAGGGCCTTGAGCGTGTGGTTGGCATTGTGCGATACGCGGGTGCGCCCTCTGATGCTGGTGCCCGACCTGTTCTCGAAGGGTGCGCATCCGGCATGGCAAGCTAGCTGTCGCGGTGAGGTGAACCGCGTGAAGCCGTCGGTGAGGGCCAGCAGATGTGAGCCCAGGATGAGCCCAACGCCTTCCACAGACCTCAGCAGCTCGAAGCGCTTGCTCAACTCGGGCTCCGCGTTGATGGTGTCTTCGATCATGCCTTCCAGTTCCTTGATCACCTTGTCCAGCGCTTTGATCTGTGCCTTGTCGAACCGGGTGAACGGCCCGCGCAGGTCTTTGTCCATGAGCTTGTTCATGTCCTTGATCTGCCGCTGGTGCATGGTCTTGCGCATCACGTAGTTCTGGCGCTTGCTCAAGAGCTGCTTGAGCTTGTTCATCTTCAGCTGGTCAGCCGTGAACAACCGTGACTTGTCCTGGAAGCGACGGGCGTAGTCGGCGATCCTGAGCGCATCTACCCGGTCGCTCTTCCCCCGGGTCATGCCAATGCTCTGCTTGATGTCGTTGGGATGAGCAAGCCAGGTGGGGATCTCCAATTCCACCAACACTTCCAGCAGCGCATGGCCGTAGTAGCCCGTGGGCTCCAGGCACACCAGGTATTCTCCTTTGACCAGTGTGAACTCCTTGGTCCATCGGCGCAGTAGCGCCTTCACGCTCCTGGTGGTGTTCTCCACCTTGATCTCTGCGGCCAGTGTCCCGCGTTCATCCAACAAGGCCACATCCAAGGTCGCCTTGCTCACGTCGATCCCGATCCAGTGCTTCATGTTCGTTTACTTTTGGGTGACACACGATCCCCTGGGGGGAGCGCTGAGCATCGGGTCCTGAACTTGACAACTCTAGTAGGCCGTGAGCCTCACATTCTATCCAAGCCTCAGACCTGAGGGACCGCAGGTACCGATAATCGCTATAGGTCATCACACCTTCGCAGCGGACTGGTTCACCTGTGATCCTGCTCAGCCTCCTTCGGAGGAATTGTTCACTTCGAAGATGCTTCATCTTCCAAGCGTCCAAGTGTAGAGCAGCAGCGGAAAGCCCACAGCGAGGAACGAGCGAGGACTTGCAGCCCCGGCTCATGGGCCGGGGTAAACTACTGGCCCGACGGCGACATCCCGAGCGAAGGCTCTGCGAAGCGAAGGGACGAGCCGGAACGCCCCGCAACCGATCAGAGAATGAGCGGATCAGATGATCAGACAATGCCCCCGCCCCGGCATTCCATCTTCTGATCATCTGATCACCCTATCATCTAATCATATGTGTTGCTTAAAGACTCCATTGTTATCATCTTATTGTCTCTATGATGCTCTTAGGCATCTTTTGGATGTAACAGAACCGAAGGGAATGCGTATACTTGTGGCGGGAAAGCTGCGTTAGTGAACTGAACCCACCTTTACGATGGCTACGAGCAACATCAACTGGCAAGCCCTGAGCGACACCCAAGCAGTGGAAAGGCTGGGCGCGGAGCTGCGGCGCATGCGGCTGGAGCGCAACCTGAGCCAAGCCGAGGTGGCCACGCGCGCCGGTCTGGACCGCACCACCGTGGTGAAGCTGGAAGCCGGCAGGGCCGCCACCCTGCTCACCGTGGTGCAGGTGCTGCGCGCCATCGGGCGGCTGGAGCTGCTCGATGCCTTCCACCAGGAGCCGCAGCCCACGCCCTACATGCTGGTGGAGGCGCAGGAGAAGTACCTGAAGCAGCAACGAAAGCGCGCCAGCCGCAAGAAGGCCACCATCCTACCGCCCAAACCCAAGAGCACATGGTAACGCATGCACGTGTGCTCCTCTGGGGCCAGGTGGTGGGCCTGGTGGTGTGGGACGACCAACTGCAACGGGCCACCTTCCAGTACGATCGCGCCTTTACGCGCAGCGGGCTGGACGTGGCTCCCATCATGATGCCTTTGGCGAAGGCGCGCGGTGGCGATGAGGTCTTCAGCTTCGGCGATGTGCGCGACGAGACCTTCCGCGGGCTGCCAGGGCTGCTGGCCGACAGCCTGCCCGACCGCTTCGGGGAGCAGATCCTGAACGCGTGGCTGGCCACCCAGCAGCGCACGCCCGGCAGCGCCAACCCCGTGGAGCGCCTGTGCTACACCGGTCGCCGCGGCATGGGTGCGCTGGAGTTCGAGCCGGCCCACAACGACTGGGAGGCCAGCAGTGAGGCCCTGCAGGTGGAAGACCTGGTGCGCGTGGCGAACAGCGTGCTGTACGAGCGTGCCGCCTTCCGCACGAACCACAAGAATAAGGGCCGCGAGGAGGCCCTGATGGACATCCTGCAGGTGGGCACCTCGGCCGGCGGTGCCCGCGCCAAGGCGATCGTGGCCTTCAACGCGGATACGGGCGAAGTGCGCAGCGGCCAGGTGGACGGTCTGCCCGGCTTTACCTACTGCCTGATCAAGTTCGACGGCGTGACGAACGAGAAGCTCGGCGACCCCAAGGGCTACGGCCGCATTGAGTACGCCTACTACCTGATGGTGCGGGCGTGCGGCGTGGAGATGATGCCCTGCCGCCTGCTGGAGGAGCACGGGCGCGCGCACTTTCTCACCCAGCGCTTCGACCGCGTGCGCGACACGGAGGGCACGGTACACAAGCTGCACATGGCCACGCTCTGCGGCATCGCGCACATGGACTACAACCAGCCGCTGGTGCACAGCTACGAGCAGGCTTTCCAGGTGATGCGTGTGCTGGGCCTGCCCTACCCCGCCGCCGTGGAGCTCTTCCGCCGGATGTGCTTCAACGTGGTGGCCATGAACTGCGACGACCACACAAAGAACATCAGCTTCCTGATGGACCCGCAAGGCGCGTGGCACCTGGCCCCGGCGTACGACATGACCTATGCCTACCACCCGGAAAGCCTGTGGCTGCGGCAACACCAGATGAGCGTGAACGGCAAGCGCACGGACATCACCCGCGACGACCTGCTAGCAGTGGCCAAGGCGATGAACATCAAGAAGGCCGCTGCGATCATTGACGAGGTGAAGGCGGGCGTGAAGAAGTGGAAGACCTTTGCGAAGAAGGCGGAGGTGGAAGGGAAGCAGGTGGAGATGATCGGGCGGATGCACTTGACCAGGATCTAAGCCCGGGAAAGGACTTGAACCGCACGTTCCGATCACGACCTTCGCATCATGGGGCTCATCAGCTGGTTGAGCGAGTACCGCAAACGGAGGGCGTTATCGGGCATCACACACGCCTATTGCCTGGAAGGACGTGTGGATGGCAAGGTGGCATACCACCTGTTCCGCCTGGAGGACGGAAAGTTCATTGAGAGCTGCTGGGGGACCCCGAAACGATATGGGCGCGTGGGTTGCTCAGGAAGCGCTAATGTCGCCCAAGCCTTGGAGGCCATCGCCGAGAGGCGGGCGTATTATTACGCACAAGGCTTCGTGGAAGTGGAAGTGCCGGACTGGTGGCAGAAGGGCTACAGACCACCAGAGAACGAAGGCCCCGACTTCTTCGAGGACCCGGACTTCCACGAATGGGACGATGTGAAGGTGAAAGAAAAGGACACCTGGACCCATACGGGGATGTATCTCATGTGGCTGGACGCACGTGGCTTCCTTGACCCACCGACCGATGAGACCGATGCCCAACGACTGGCCCTTGCACGTCAACGGCAATTGACACCTGGAGCGTTCTTCGGCGCGGTGTACGGAGGATGGTTCGGTCCCGAGGAACTCACCGATGAAGGCTTGGACTTTACCCGCAGCTACTACACCGACAAGGGCTACAAGGCCGACTACCGCGCTCATGTGCTGAAGCCCCGAAGCAACTTCTACAGTGCAGCGGACACTTGGGAGACCTATGACCGTATCGCGCCGGTATTGGACGAACGGTATGCGGCGTGGAAAGAAGCGCAGTTGTTGAAATGACCATGCAGCGCCCCGCCCACCTCCCCGACCCTGCCTTCTTTCAGCGCCCGCGCCCCACGGCGGATCACCCCTTGGTGGTGATGATGAGCGCCTGTCTGGGCGGTATCGGCTGCGGGGTGGACGGCAGCACCAACGGCGATCATACACCCCTGCGCTCGTGGCTGGTGCGGCCCGAGGTGCGGCTGGTGAAGTTCTGCCCCGAGGACTTCTCCTTCGGCACACCGCGCATGACGCCTGACAGCCACGGCGGCAACGGCTTCGATGTGCTGGACGGCAAGGCGCGCTCATTGGCGGAGGACGGTACCGACTGGACCGAGGGCATGGTGAAGGCCGCCTTCGAAATGCGCGACCGGGCCCTGCGTGAGCGCGTGGACGTGGCGATCCTGATGGACATGAGCGGCGCCTGCGGCAGCACGGTGACCTACCTGGGCTCGCGCTTCGCGGCGGACAAGGTGTACCAGCAGGGTCCCGGTGTGGCGGCGGCGGCCTT is a window encoding:
- a CDS encoding helix-turn-helix transcriptional regulator, yielding MATSNINWQALSDTQAVERLGAELRRMRLERNLSQAEVATRAGLDRTTVVKLEAGRAATLLTVVQVLRAIGRLELLDAFHQEPQPTPYMLVEAQEKYLKQQRKRASRKKATILPPKPKSTW
- a CDS encoding IS110 family transposase; translated protein: MKHWIGIDVSKATLDVALLDERGTLAAEIKVENTTRSVKALLRRWTKEFTLVKGEYLVCLEPTGYYGHALLEVLVELEIPTWLAHPNDIKQSIGMTRGKSDRVDALRIADYARRFQDKSRLFTADQLKMNKLKQLLSKRQNYVMRKTMHQRQIKDMNKLMDKDLRGPFTRFDKAQIKALDKVIKELEGMIEDTINAEPELSKRFELLRSVEGVGLILGSHLLALTDGFTRFTSPRQLACHAGCAPFENRSGTSIRGRTRVSHNANHTLKALLHVSVVGLIRFPGEFRAYYDRKVAEGKHKMLVFNAMRNKLIHRVCAVIRKGVPYEIRTPLANVIE
- a CDS encoding DUF523 domain-containing protein; protein product: MQRPAHLPDPAFFQRPRPTADHPLVVMMSACLGGIGCGVDGSTNGDHTPLRSWLVRPEVRLVKFCPEDFSFGTPRMTPDSHGGNGFDVLDGKARSLAEDGTDWTEGMVKAAFEMRDRALRERVDVAILMDMSGACGSTVTYLGSRFAADKVYQQGPGVAAAALIRAGIPVISQRDDRSLRMLRDLLDGTHTVNNERDHWEKEWYQSYFARP
- a CDS encoding type II toxin-antitoxin system HipA family toxin yields the protein MVTHARVLLWGQVVGLVVWDDQLQRATFQYDRAFTRSGLDVAPIMMPLAKARGGDEVFSFGDVRDETFRGLPGLLADSLPDRFGEQILNAWLATQQRTPGSANPVERLCYTGRRGMGALEFEPAHNDWEASSEALQVEDLVRVANSVLYERAAFRTNHKNKGREEALMDILQVGTSAGGARAKAIVAFNADTGEVRSGQVDGLPGFTYCLIKFDGVTNEKLGDPKGYGRIEYAYYLMVRACGVEMMPCRLLEEHGRAHFLTQRFDRVRDTEGTVHKLHMATLCGIAHMDYNQPLVHSYEQAFQVMRVLGLPYPAAVELFRRMCFNVVAMNCDDHTKNISFLMDPQGAWHLAPAYDMTYAYHPESLWLRQHQMSVNGKRTDITRDDLLAVAKAMNIKKAAAIIDEVKAGVKKWKTFAKKAEVEGKQVEMIGRMHLTRI